From the Syntrophorhabdaceae bacterium genome, one window contains:
- a CDS encoding sugar phosphate isomerase/epimerase: MTLPIFMNAPYGLVKDNIQRILSLRIGIEVYFNNNALDEAQTKDVKELGKMLGELGVKCTVHAPFMDLSPGGYDRTVRTITKDKLKRSVELANLLQALSVVCHPGYDRWRYDGNQKLWLDASIDTWTEVIGEADKNLMVLIENIFEDEPSTLIELFKNFQGKNLNFCFDSGHFNLFSRTPISDWLAPLKNRIREMHLHDNHGRSDEHLPIGMGTFPFRELKTFVRQLDNIIYTIEIHRESYANDSIKNLKEFLS; this comes from the coding sequence TTGACGCTCCCTATTTTTATGAATGCCCCGTACGGATTGGTGAAGGATAATATACAGCGTATACTCTCGCTCCGAATAGGCATCGAGGTGTATTTCAATAACAACGCCCTCGATGAGGCTCAAACAAAGGACGTGAAGGAGCTTGGGAAGATGCTCGGGGAACTTGGCGTGAAATGTACTGTACACGCTCCTTTCATGGATTTAAGCCCCGGCGGTTACGACCGGACGGTGCGGACGATCACGAAAGACAAGCTGAAAAGGTCCGTCGAGCTGGCGAACCTCCTGCAGGCCCTCAGCGTCGTCTGCCATCCCGGTTATGACAGGTGGCGTTATGACGGGAACCAGAAGCTGTGGCTCGACGCGAGCATCGACACATGGACGGAGGTGATCGGTGAGGCGGATAAAAACCTCATGGTCCTCATTGAGAACATCTTCGAGGACGAACCCTCCACGCTGATCGAGCTTTTCAAGAACTTCCAGGGCAAAAACCTCAATTTCTGTTTCGATTCAGGACATTTCAACCTCTTCTCGCGGACCCCCATAAGCGACTGGCTGGCGCCGCTTAAAAACAGGATACGGGAGATGCACCTCCACGACAATCACGGAAGATCCGACGAGCACCTGCCGATAGGCATGGGAACGTTCCCGTTCCGAGAATTGAAAACATTCGTGCGGCAGCTTGACAATATCATATACACGATAGAGATACACAGAGAATCGTACGCGAATGACAGCATAAAAAATCTAAAGGAGTTTCTCTCATAA